The genomic window ATTCCGATATAGGTGCAGCCCGCTAATTCAGCTATTCGCACGATCACGTAATTCGTGCGTCAGTAATAAACATCCCGATATCGGGTTACAAGCACGACGCGCCCTCGACGACCCCTGCGGTCGCTGCCGGGGAACGTGCTCATCATCGAATCTCCGCATGCCTGTCTCCCGGCCCGGAGCGCCAGCGCCGCGCTGTGCCCACCCGGCCCGGACAGCGAACCAGCGGGCCCGCGCACCTGACCGGGCCGAGGGAGGGAGCCCAATGAACGATCCGACGCTGTTGGCATACATCGAAGTCGAGCCAGGACGGTTTCGCGAAGACCCGGGCTTGCGCTACGAGGACTACGTCGTCGGCCACGTCTTCGAACACCGTCCCGGCCGGACGATCACCACCACGGACAACATCTGGAGCTCGCTGCTCTGCCTCAACCAGCACCCGCTCCACATCGACGCGGTCTACGCCGCCGAAACCGAGTTCAACCAACTGCTGGTATCCAGCCTGGTGACCTTCGGGATCGTCAACGGCATGACGGTCAAAACCATCAGCCAGCAGGCCGTCGCAAACCTCGGCTGGGACAAGGTCCGGCTCAACGCCCCCGTATTCGTCGGAGACACGCTGTACGCCGAGACCAGGATCGTCGACAAACGACCGTCGGCCTCCCGGCCGGGCGAAGGCATCGTCACCGTCCACACCACCGGCCGCAACCAAAACGGCGTCCAGGTCATCGAATTCGACCGCAGCCTGCTCGCGTCCATGCGACACCCGGCAGGCCACCCCGCCGAGGAAGTAGACGCACTGTCCGGTGGGAAGGCTCGATCATGAACGTCGACCCGTGCCTGTTCTTCGTGCCTGCATCCCGCGTCGACACTTTGCTCAAAAACGTTCCGCGGCACTCGATCGCGCTGGTACTCGACCTCGAGGACTCGGTCCCGAAACACGCGAAACCCACCGCCCGCGCGCGGCTCGCCGACGTCGACTTGTCCGGGACCGGGCTGTCCGGCGTCACGTTGCGCATCAACAGCATCGAAACACCCGACGGGCTGCTCGACATCCAGACCATCCTGGCGCTCGACGGGGAGGTCGGCGGACTACCCATCCAAACGATCCTGGTGCCGAAAATCATCACCGGCCGCGACGTAGCCATCTACCGCTCACTGCTGTCCGGACTGGTCGACCCGCCCGAAATCTGCAGCATCATCGAAACATTGGACGCGGTCGAGAACGTCTTCGACATCGCGGCGGCGAGCAACGGGCTCATTTTCGGGCCCTCCGACCTGGTCGCCGAGATGTGGGCACCGGACGAGTCCTACCTGTCCCACGCGCGGGCCAGATTGTGCATCGCCGCGTCCCGTTACGGTCTGCCCGCCATCGACGGGAACTCCTTCGAACTCTGGGACACCGACGTCATTCGAGCCCAGTGTGAGGCCGCGAAGCAATGCGGTTTCACCGGCAAGGCGGCCATACATCCCAGACAGGTCGAACCGATCGTCGAGACGTTCGCCGTCGACCCGGAACAACTGGATCGCTACCGCCAGACGATCAAGGACTACGAAGCCGACGACGCGGGCTTCGCCGTCACCAAGGACCGGGTACTCGCCCCGCCTTTCGTCCTGAAGGCCCGGCGCATGCTCGCGCTCTACGACGGGAACGCCCGCCCGATCCGCTGACCGACCGAACCACGACAACCTCACCCGACAAGGGCGAACCGGAAACTGAGAGGAAATCATGAGCACCTCGATTACCGACATTGTCAAGCAGGCGATGGTCGACGTCTCCGACTACGACGTGGCACTGACCGACGGCCGATTCGGCCCGGTGCCAACAGAATTGACGAAGCAGCTGGTATCGCGGGTCGCGGACGGCGAAGGCCTCGGCGTGTGCTGTGGCGCGAGCGC from Nocardia iowensis includes these protein-coding regions:
- a CDS encoding MaoC family dehydratase, producing the protein MNDPTLLAYIEVEPGRFREDPGLRYEDYVVGHVFEHRPGRTITTTDNIWSSLLCLNQHPLHIDAVYAAETEFNQLLVSSLVTFGIVNGMTVKTISQQAVANLGWDKVRLNAPVFVGDTLYAETRIVDKRPSASRPGEGIVTVHTTGRNQNGVQVIEFDRSLLASMRHPAGHPAEEVDALSGGKARS
- a CDS encoding HpcH/HpaI aldolase/citrate lyase family protein; the protein is MNVDPCLFFVPASRVDTLLKNVPRHSIALVLDLEDSVPKHAKPTARARLADVDLSGTGLSGVTLRINSIETPDGLLDIQTILALDGEVGGLPIQTILVPKIITGRDVAIYRSLLSGLVDPPEICSIIETLDAVENVFDIAAASNGLIFGPSDLVAEMWAPDESYLSHARARLCIAASRYGLPAIDGNSFELWDTDVIRAQCEAAKQCGFTGKAAIHPRQVEPIVETFAVDPEQLDRYRQTIKDYEADDAGFAVTKDRVLAPPFVLKARRMLALYDGNARPIR